From one Lycium barbarum isolate Lr01 chromosome 6, ASM1917538v2, whole genome shotgun sequence genomic stretch:
- the LOC132644299 gene encoding uncharacterized protein LOC132644299 → MDKLTQHIQGEVSWCMLFTDDIVLIDETRSGVNARLEVWREALESKGFKLSMTKTKYLECKFSNVMSEAEMEVKIEALVIPKRDNFKYLGSIIQGDGEIDADVAHRIGDGWVKWRLAFGVLCDKKVSPRLKGKFYRVVVRPTFFYEAECWPVKNAHIQKMNVVEMRMLRWMCGHIRRDMIRNEVIRNKVGVAPVADKMRETRLRWFGHVERRCEDAPVRRCERLDISGVRRGRGRPKKNWER, encoded by the coding sequence ATGGACAAATTGACACAACATATTCAAGGGGAGGTGTCGTGGTGTATGTTATTCACGGATGATATAGTATTGATTGACGAGACGCGTAGTGGAGTTAATGCTAGGCTGGAAGTGTGGAGAGAGGCCCTGGAGTCAAAAGGATTCAAGTTAAGCATGACGAAGACAAAGTAtctagagtgtaagttcagtaaTGTGATGTCTGAGGCGGAGATGGAAGTGAAGATTGAGGCATTAGTCATTCCTAAGAGGGACaacttcaagtatcttgggtccatAATCCAAGGAGATGGGGAAATTGATGCTGACGTAGCACACCGTATTGGGGATGGGTGGGTAAAATGGAGGCTCGCCTTCGGGGTACTGTGCGATAAGAAAGTGTCGCCAAGGCTTAAAGGTAAGTTTTACAGAGTTGTGGTGCGACCAACATTTTTTTATGaggcagagtgttggccagtcaagaatgCCCACATTCAGAAGATGAATGTGGTGGAGATGAGGATGcttagatggatgtgtgggcatattAGGAGGGATatgattaggaatgaagttatacggaataaggtgggagtggccccTGTGGCGGACAAGATGAGAGAaacgagactgagatggttcggTCATGTGGAGAGGAGATGTGAAGATgcgccagtgaggaggtgtgagaggttggataTATCAGGAGTTAGGAGAGGtcgaggtaggccgaagaagaattgggagaggtga